In the genome of Cetobacterium ceti, one region contains:
- a CDS encoding acyl-CoA thioesterase: MFFSKYKVNVSDINYGGHMGNERALILFQQCRIDFFHFLGLSEINIGDNIGTIQKDAHVNYHKEIFLGTLLTIRIKNIELSRTSFNVFYEILNQDYETLIDGSTLIVAYDYEKKKISKLPNIFKDSLNEYLKNIK; this comes from the coding sequence ATGTTTTTTTCAAAGTATAAAGTTAATGTTTCTGACATTAATTATGGTGGTCACATGGGAAATGAAAGAGCTCTTATTTTATTTCAACAGTGTAGAATAGATTTTTTCCATTTTTTAGGACTTTCTGAAATTAATATTGGAGATAATATTGGAACAATACAAAAAGATGCCCATGTAAATTATCATAAAGAAATTTTTCTAGGTACTCTTTTAACTATCAGAATTAAAAATATTGAACTTTCTAGAACTTCTTTCAATGTTTTTTATGAGATTTTAAATCAAGATTATGAAACTTTAATTGATGGTTCTACTTTAATAGTTGCATATGATTATGAAAAGAAAAAAATTTCAAAATTGCCTAATATTTTCAAAGATTCACTAAATGAGTATTTGAAAAATATAAAGTAA
- the murI gene encoding glutamate racemase, protein MYKIGVFDSGVGGLTVLKEIEALLPNSHIIYFADNVNSPYGDKTGDEITKLCIRIAYFLTMRNVDAIVIACNTATAAAFETLKKKFNVPIIGVIEPGVRTALKASKNGDISVIGTLATMNLNAYKKTFFALAGEKIKITQRGCKLLCPMIENGWIDKYTSYFTDEILRLYLEGISENSDTLILGCTHYPLIKDDIRKFFTKTIIDPAHETALELLHSLKNTEPKNKNIKPLVQFIVSGEINNFRKIAEKFLKRDISNIIKMDISY, encoded by the coding sequence GTGTACAAAATAGGAGTTTTTGATTCAGGAGTTGGAGGATTAACGGTATTAAAAGAAATAGAAGCTCTACTTCCTAACTCTCATATAATCTATTTTGCCGATAATGTAAACTCTCCTTATGGAGATAAAACAGGAGATGAAATTACAAAACTTTGTATTAGAATAGCATATTTCTTAACTATGAGAAATGTTGATGCCATTGTAATCGCTTGTAATACAGCAACTGCTGCAGCCTTTGAAACACTTAAAAAGAAATTTAATGTGCCTATTATCGGGGTTATAGAACCAGGAGTTAGAACAGCTCTTAAAGCAAGTAAAAATGGAGATATTTCTGTTATTGGAACTCTTGCAACAATGAATTTAAATGCATATAAAAAAACTTTCTTCGCTTTAGCAGGAGAAAAAATAAAAATTACTCAAAGAGGTTGTAAATTACTTTGTCCCATGATTGAAAATGGATGGATAGATAAATATACCTCCTATTTTACAGATGAAATTTTAAGATTATATTTAGAAGGAATTTCTGAAAATTCAGATACTTTAATACTAGGATGTACTCACTATCCTCTTATAAAAGATGATATTAGAAAATTTTTTACAAAAACAATAATAGATCCAGCTCATGAAACTGCCCTAGAGTTACTACACTCTTTAAAAAATACTGAGCCGAAGAATAAAAATATAAAGCCTTTAGTTCAATTTATTGTTTCTGGTGAAATAAATAATTTTAGAAAAATAGCAGAGAAATTTTTAAAAAGAGATATATCTAATATAATTAAAATGGATATAAGCTATTAG
- a CDS encoding replication initiation protein, translated as MQKSFFIEFSKKLNKKERELLQLLNFQKNFTSISFEKLFDIFELKDEEKILNLEKYLSKLFQKHFILLDENKNIIQRIHIFINYSIKNNEIIFQFNPDILNENISKLLIFKEQYSYRLYQYINNSQEKNFQITLEEIREIFQIQNTYERFFDIEKNILKPTFKDLNLIGKLNVLYTKEKLGEYKNGKIIGIKVSKQEGPLLTLTKSFKNLFELHSELMKLYKELNGENSYLSTYHFNSKLLIKIYNIKDGETLIYSTKNLIFNITYNKLSPCLIQIYKKKD; from the coding sequence ATGCAAAAATCTTTTTTTATTGAATTTTCAAAAAAATTAAATAAGAAGGAACGAGAATTACTACAACTTTTAAATTTCCAAAAAAATTTTACTTCTATTTCTTTTGAAAAATTATTTGATATTTTTGAGCTTAAAGATGAAGAGAAAATTTTAAATTTAGAAAAATATCTTTCTAAATTATTCCAAAAGCATTTTATTCTTTTAGATGAAAATAAAAATATAATTCAACGAATTCATATTTTCATAAACTATAGTATAAAAAACAATGAAATTATTTTCCAATTTAATCCTGATATTCTAAATGAAAATATATCTAAACTCTTAATTTTTAAAGAACAATATTCCTATAGGCTATATCAATATATAAATAATTCTCAAGAAAAAAATTTTCAAATCACTTTAGAAGAGATTAGAGAAATTTTTCAAATTCAAAATACCTATGAAAGATTTTTTGATATAGAAAAAAATATTTTAAAACCAACTTTTAAGGATTTAAATCTCATTGGAAAATTAAACGTACTCTATACAAAAGAAAAGCTTGGAGAATATAAAAATGGAAAAATTATTGGGATTAAAGTTTCTAAACAAGAAGGACCTCTTTTAACCTTAACAAAATCCTTTAAAAACCTTTTTGAACTTCATTCTGAGCTTATGAAACTTTATAAAGAATTAAATGGTGAAAACTCCTATTTATCAACTTATCATTTTAATTCAAAACTTTTAATAAAAATTTACAATATAAAAGATGGGGAAACCCTTATTTATTCTACAAAAAATTTAATTTTTAATATAACTTACAATAAATTGAGTCCTTGTCTTATTCAGATCTATAAAAAAAAGGACTAA
- the cobJ gene encoding precorrin-3B C(17)-methyltransferase: MNLGKIYVVGIGPGNMQDITVRAYNTLKNVDVIAGYITYINLVKDEFSEKEFYVSGMKKEVERCEQVLEIAKSGKNVALISSGDAGIYGMAGIMIEVAVDSGVEVEVIPGVTSSVAGASIVGAPLMHDHATISLSDLMTDWDVITKRIDKASEGDFIISLYNPKSKGRVTQIVEAREIMLRHKGENTPVALLRHVGREDQNYTLTTLGDFLNHEIDMFTVVIIGNSKTYVKNGRMITPRGYKI; the protein is encoded by the coding sequence ATACTTTAAAAAATGTAGATGTAATTGCAGGATATATAACTTATATTAACTTAGTTAAGGATGAATTTTCTGAGAAAGAATTTTATGTATCTGGAATGAAAAAAGAGGTTGAAAGATGTGAGCAAGTTTTAGAAATTGCTAAATCTGGAAAAAATGTAGCTCTTATTAGTAGTGGAGATGCTGGAATTTATGGAATGGCTGGAATTATGATAGAGGTTGCTGTGGATTCTGGTGTGGAAGTAGAGGTTATTCCTGGAGTAACATCTTCAGTTGCAGGGGCATCAATAGTTGGGGCTCCTTTAATGCATGACCATGCAACAATTAGCTTAAGTGACTTAATGACAGACTGGGATGTTATTACAAAACGTATAGATAAAGCCAGTGAGGGAGATTTTATAATTTCTTTATATAATCCGAAAAGTAAAGGAAGAGTTACTCAAATTGTTGAGGCTAGAGAGATTATGTTAAGACATAAGGGAGAGAATACTCCAGTTGCTCTTTTAAGACATGTGGGTAGAGAGGATCAAAATTATACTCTTACAACTTTAGGAGACTTTTTAAATCATGAAATTGATATGTTTACAGTGGTTATCATTGGAAATTCAAAAACATATGTAAAAAATGGAAGAATGATAACACCTAGAGGATATAAAATATGA
- a CDS encoding PTS sugar transporter subunit IIC produces the protein MSKVIEILEEKLVPVAAWIGRNKHINGIRRAFILMMPLLMIGSIFLMIAAFPLPAYQRFMTEVFGNNWKNIIDIPVNATFSLVGLYVAFLVAQQLGKQFQMDSIAVGLLSLASFLILTPLKDIEGVGSVLTFEWLGSKGMFIAMIIGIATTNIFRFFVNKKILIKMPDGVPPEVVRSFEALIPGTVILFLALGLRVLMMNTEYGTIHDFVYKVLAMPLRALGTSFIGSLFTVFSISMLWSVGINSGSMVNGFVRPFWLENQVENITALKEGLPLPHVITEQFFDMIWMGGAGATLSLLLAVILFAKSKHIKSVGAIGSVPGIFNINEPILFGMPIILNPIMLIPFNIVPLVFVTTQYLTMTIGLVSRPLGVAFPWPTPAIISGFLTVGDISGAIIQIVNLIIGAMIYLPFLRILDKASKYDEDVVEAYENGGK, from the coding sequence ATGTCAAAGGTTATTGAGATTTTAGAAGAAAAATTAGTTCCAGTTGCAGCTTGGATAGGAAGAAATAAGCATATTAATGGAATAAGAAGAGCATTTATCTTAATGATGCCTTTATTAATGATTGGATCAATTTTTCTAATGATAGCAGCTTTTCCACTGCCTGCATATCAAAGATTTATGACAGAAGTTTTTGGAAATAATTGGAAAAACATAATTGATATACCAGTAAATGCCACATTTTCTCTTGTAGGACTTTACGTTGCCTTTTTAGTAGCTCAACAATTGGGAAAACAATTTCAAATGGATAGCATTGCAGTTGGATTATTATCTTTAGCTTCATTTTTAATATTAACTCCTTTAAAGGATATTGAAGGAGTTGGTTCAGTTTTAACATTTGAGTGGTTAGGAAGTAAGGGAATGTTTATAGCCATGATAATTGGAATTGCTACAACTAATATTTTTAGATTCTTCGTTAATAAAAAAATATTAATAAAAATGCCAGATGGGGTTCCACCAGAAGTTGTAAGATCTTTTGAAGCATTAATTCCAGGTACGGTAATTTTATTTTTAGCTTTAGGATTAAGAGTTTTAATGATGAATACAGAGTATGGAACAATACATGATTTTGTATATAAAGTCCTTGCAATGCCTCTTAGAGCATTAGGAACATCTTTCATAGGATCATTATTTACTGTATTCTCAATTTCAATGTTATGGTCTGTAGGAATTAATAGTGGTTCTATGGTAAATGGTTTTGTAAGACCTTTTTGGTTAGAAAATCAAGTTGAAAACATAACTGCACTTAAAGAAGGATTACCTTTACCTCATGTTATAACAGAGCAATTCTTTGATATGATTTGGATGGGTGGAGCAGGAGCAACTTTATCTTTACTATTAGCAGTTATTTTATTTGCAAAAAGTAAACATATAAAAAGTGTAGGAGCTATTGGGTCTGTTCCTGGAATTTTTAACATAAATGAACCTATTTTATTTGGAATGCCTATTATTTTAAATCCAATAATGTTAATACCATTTAATATTGTTCCTTTAGTATTTGTAACGACACAATATTTAACTATGACTATTGGGTTAGTAAGTAGACCTTTAGGAGTAGCTTTCCCATGGCCAACTCCAGCAATAATAAGTGGATTTTTGACAGTTGGAGATATATCAGGAGCAATAATTCAAATTGTTAACTTAATAATTGGAGCAATGATATATTTACCATTCTTAAGAATTTTAGATAAAGCTAGTAAATATGATGAAGATGTAGTAGAAGCATATGAAAATGGAGGGAAATAA
- a CDS encoding FAD-dependent oxidoreductase gives MEKIYDLIIIGGGPGGLSAGIYAGRAQMDVLIIEKGEPGGQIATTSEVVNYPGIKEISGSDLGHKMKSQAYDFGVSFIKGEVIDVDFSQEIKIVKTDEGEFKSLSVIIGTGATPRKLGFSGERDFTGRGVAYCATCDGQFFTGLEVFVIGAGYAAAEEAIFLTKFARKVTIIAREPQFTCAKSIGEKVLNNPKIEVHFNSEILEARGNEKLESARFINNSTGEIWEYNGKNGEAFGIFVFIGYEPQSKLFREKIKLDSQGYILTDENLETSAKDVYAVGDIRPKKLRQVVTAVSDGALAATVLEKIIEEKRERLGLEKKEKEIHNIPKKVEEKNIRNFLDEDIKGQLIEIFKKFENPVEIVSILDPYKEISQDIKKLLTELEELSDKIKVSIFNFGENLQIEEKIKMDEYPTIAFLDKDGKYSGIKFTGLPSGHELNSFIISLYNVAGPGQGVNEDTLSEIQSINKPVKLKIAVSLSCSLCPEVVIGAQRIASLNKNIDAEMIEIFAFPGIREKYKIMSVPALILNDKEISFGKKNIDEIVKFIKDKI, from the coding sequence ATGGAAAAAATATATGATTTAATTATAATAGGTGGTGGACCAGGAGGTTTAAGTGCTGGAATTTATGCTGGTAGAGCACAAATGGACGTATTGATAATAGAAAAAGGGGAACCTGGAGGGCAAATTGCAACAACTTCTGAAGTTGTTAATTATCCAGGGATAAAAGAAATATCTGGAAGCGATTTGGGCCATAAAATGAAAAGTCAAGCATATGATTTTGGAGTTTCCTTTATAAAGGGTGAAGTTATAGATGTAGATTTTTCTCAAGAGATAAAAATTGTAAAAACTGATGAAGGAGAATTTAAAAGTTTAAGTGTTATAATTGGAACAGGAGCTACTCCAAGGAAATTAGGATTTTCTGGTGAAAGAGATTTTACAGGTAGAGGTGTTGCTTATTGTGCAACTTGTGATGGCCAATTTTTCACAGGACTAGAAGTATTTGTAATAGGAGCTGGATATGCAGCTGCAGAAGAAGCAATATTTTTAACAAAGTTTGCAAGAAAAGTAACTATAATAGCTAGAGAACCTCAATTTACTTGTGCAAAATCAATAGGAGAAAAAGTTTTAAATAATCCTAAAATAGAAGTTCATTTTAATAGTGAGATATTAGAAGCTAGAGGAAATGAAAAATTGGAAAGTGCTAGATTTATAAATAATAGTACTGGAGAAATATGGGAATATAATGGAAAGAATGGGGAAGCTTTTGGAATATTTGTATTCATTGGTTATGAACCACAAAGTAAATTATTTAGAGAAAAAATAAAGTTAGATAGTCAAGGTTATATCTTAACAGATGAAAATTTAGAAACAAGTGCAAAGGATGTTTATGCAGTTGGAGATATAAGACCTAAAAAATTAAGACAAGTTGTAACAGCTGTTTCAGATGGAGCTTTAGCTGCTACTGTTCTAGAAAAAATTATAGAAGAAAAAAGAGAAAGATTGGGACTTGAAAAAAAAGAAAAAGAGATTCATAATATTCCAAAAAAAGTTGAGGAAAAAAATATTAGAAACTTTTTAGATGAAGATATTAAAGGACAACTTATTGAAATATTTAAAAAATTCGAAAATCCAGTGGAGATAGTTTCAATTTTAGATCCATACAAAGAAATATCCCAAGATATTAAAAAACTTTTAACAGAATTAGAAGAATTAAGTGATAAAATAAAAGTTTCAATTTTTAATTTTGGAGAAAATCTTCAAATAGAAGAAAAAATAAAAATGGATGAATATCCTACAATAGCATTTTTAGATAAAGATGGAAAATATAGTGGAATAAAGTTTACAGGATTACCAAGTGGACATGAGTTAAATTCTTTTATTATATCTCTTTATAATGTGGCAGGTCCAGGTCAAGGAGTAAATGAAGATACTTTAAGTGAAATACAGTCTATAAATAAGCCTGTAAAATTAAAAATAGCTGTTTCTTTATCTTGTAGTTTATGTCCTGAAGTTGTAATTGGAGCTCAAAGAATAGCATCTTTAAATAAAAATATAGATGCAGAAATGATAGAAATATTTGCTTTCCCAGGAATAAGAGAAAAATATAAAATTATGAGTGTTCCTGCTCTTATTTTAAATGATAAAGAAATATCCTTTGGAAAGAAAAATATAGATGAAATTGTTAAATTTATAAAGGATAAAATTTAA
- the cobK gene encoding precorrin-6A reductase yields the protein MIWIIGGTKDSRDFVQLYNQKENLIVTTATEYGGKLLEEFNVKVVTARLTEIEMEKFVEKEKISKVIDLSHPYAVEVSQNAMVASKNKNIDYIRFERENLETEDENNIIFYSVDEIVTYIENLQGNILITLGSNNIEKFQNLKNIGNLYFRILPKWEMIKKAEDCGILPKNIVAMQGPFTYDMNLAMLKQLNIKYMVSKKGGNTGGEREKIEAAKANNTLSILLDRPKIKYPKVYFKIDDLLKNI from the coding sequence ATGATTTGGATTATAGGGGGAACAAAGGACTCAAGGGACTTTGTACAGCTTTATAATCAAAAAGAAAATCTTATTGTAACTACTGCAACAGAGTATGGAGGAAAACTTTTAGAGGAATTTAATGTTAAAGTTGTAACTGCAAGATTAACTGAAATAGAGATGGAAAAATTTGTAGAAAAAGAAAAAATTTCTAAAGTTATAGATTTAAGTCATCCTTATGCTGTGGAGGTTTCTCAAAATGCTATGGTTGCTAGTAAAAATAAAAATATAGATTATATAAGATTTGAAAGGGAAAATCTTGAAACAGAGGATGAAAATAATATTATTTTTTATTCTGTGGATGAGATTGTAACATATATTGAAAATCTTCAGGGAAATATTTTAATAACCTTAGGTAGCAATAATATTGAAAAATTTCAAAATTTAAAAAATATAGGTAACCTTTATTTTAGAATCTTACCTAAATGGGAAATGATAAAAAAAGCTGAAGATTGTGGGATTTTACCTAAAAATATAGTTGCTATGCAAGGCCCCTTTACTTATGATATGAACTTAGCTATGTTAAAACAACTAAATATTAAATATATGGTAAGTAAAAAAGGTGGAAACACAGGGGGAGAAAGAGAGAAAATAGAGGCTGCTAAGGCTAATAATACTCTTTCGATACTTTTAGATAGACCTAAGATTAAATATCCTAAGGTTTATTTTAAAATAGATGATTTGTTAAAAAATATATAA
- the ahpC gene encoding alkyl hydroperoxide reductase subunit C — MALIGKKIEEFKAQAYYNNEFVEVTDKDLEGKWSVVFFYPADFTFVCPTELGDLADNYDKFKSLGCEIYSVSRDTHFVHKAWHDASETIKKIKFPMVGDPTGKLSDMFDVTIPEEGLSLRGSFVINPEGKIVAYEIHDLGIGRDASELLRKVEAAQFVAEHGGEVCPAKWKPGQETLKPTLDLVGKI, encoded by the coding sequence ATGGCATTAATTGGTAAAAAAATTGAAGAGTTCAAAGCACAAGCTTATTATAATAATGAGTTTGTAGAGGTAACAGACAAGGATTTAGAAGGAAAATGGTCAGTGGTATTTTTCTACCCAGCAGATTTCACTTTTGTATGTCCAACTGAATTAGGAGATTTAGCAGATAACTATGATAAATTTAAAAGTTTAGGATGTGAAATTTATTCAGTTTCTAGAGATACACATTTTGTACATAAGGCTTGGCATGATGCATCAGAGACAATAAAGAAAATAAAGTTCCCTATGGTAGGAGATCCTACAGGAAAACTTTCAGATATGTTTGATGTAACAATACCTGAAGAGGGATTATCTCTTAGAGGAAGCTTTGTAATAAATCCAGAGGGAAAAATTGTAGCATATGAAATTCATGATTTAGGAATTGGTAGAGATGCTAGTGAACTATTAAGAAAAGTTGAAGCTGCTCAATTTGTTGCTGAACATGGAGGGGAAGTTTGTCCTGCAAAATGGAAACCAGGTCAAGAAACTTTAAAACCAACATTAGATTTAGTAGGAAAAATTTAA
- a CDS encoding N(4)-(beta-N-acetylglucosaminyl)-L-asparaginase has protein sequence MRQKWGMIATWRMASEGVTLGSEILKNGGKCQDALEEAVKFVEDYPFYKSVGYGGLPNEECEVELDAAFMDGKTLSIGAVASIKDYKNPISIARKLSKDRYNIFLVGAGAESYAHKNGFVRQNMLTERARKTWELRVKEIQEKNLSPYDGHDTVCMIALDEERDMAVATSTSGLFMKKKGRVGDSPVSGSGFYVDNEIGGAAATGLGEDIMKGCLSYEVVQRMKKGEHPMEAAQNAVSEFSEVLKKRRGKAGEISIVAMNNKGEWGIGTNVEFTFCVGTESENPKVYIATPDEDEKIKIEIASDEYMRAYKERIQRGI, from the coding sequence ATGAGACAAAAGTGGGGAATGATTGCAACTTGGAGAATGGCTTCAGAGGGAGTTACTTTAGGTTCTGAAATTTTAAAAAATGGTGGAAAATGCCAAGATGCTTTAGAAGAAGCAGTTAAATTTGTAGAAGACTATCCATTTTATAAATCAGTAGGGTATGGAGGACTTCCTAATGAAGAGTGTGAAGTTGAACTTGATGCTGCGTTTATGGATGGGAAAACATTATCTATAGGGGCAGTAGCATCTATAAAGGATTATAAAAACCCAATTTCAATAGCAAGAAAATTAAGTAAAGATAGATATAATATATTTTTAGTAGGGGCAGGAGCAGAATCCTATGCTCATAAAAATGGCTTTGTAAGACAAAATATGTTAACAGAAAGAGCTAGAAAAACTTGGGAACTTAGGGTAAAGGAAATACAGGAGAAAAATTTATCTCCCTATGATGGCCATGATACAGTTTGTATGATTGCTTTAGATGAAGAAAGAGATATGGCTGTTGCAACATCTACAAGTGGATTATTTATGAAGAAGAAGGGAAGAGTTGGAGATTCACCTGTTTCAGGTTCTGGATTTTATGTGGATAATGAAATAGGGGGAGCAGCGGCAACAGGATTAGGGGAAGATATTATGAAAGGATGCTTATCCTATGAAGTTGTTCAAAGAATGAAAAAAGGAGAACATCCAATGGAAGCTGCACAAAATGCTGTTTCTGAATTTTCAGAAGTTTTGAAAAAAAGAAGGGGAAAAGCAGGAGAAATTTCCATAGTTGCCATGAATAATAAAGGAGAGTGGGGAATAGGAACCAATGTAGAATTTACATTTTGTGTTGGTACTGAAAGTGAAAATCCAAAGGTTTATATAGCAACGCCAGATGAGGATGAAAAAATTAAAATAGAAATTGCTTCAGATGAATATATGAGAGCATATAAGGAAAGAATTCAAAGGGGGATATAA
- a CDS encoding pyridoxal phosphate-dependent aminotransferase, with product MLGRGSVGRELDDRVFKIAGKAKNAIERFGKENVINGTIGALYNEGEKLVNFHTVVETYKNLPSEDIFAYASGITGSEEYKEAVKRIILGRDYNSKFQGHFMEVVATAGGTGAIRNSLKNYLNPGEKILLPELMWDPYKLMAEEVGGSFDTYKLFNENDEFHLENFREKVEELTKEQENVVIMINDPCHNPTGYSLSMEEWKGVIEILEEYAKLKNIILLNDMAYMDFSERDMGEYRKIFKNLSENILVIFLFSMSKSFTGYGLRAGAQLALSTNEDIIKEFENASKFSCRATWSNISRGAMSLLSEIVLDDRKYRKLFKERESYRKLIKERAEIFLKEAKDVDLKTYPYKDGFFITIPIENNIEEVVESLERENIFTIVLEKGIRLGVCSVPKKKLFGLSKKIKLYMK from the coding sequence ATGTTAGGTAGAGGATCTGTAGGAAGAGAATTAGATGATAGAGTTTTTAAAATTGCAGGAAAAGCGAAAAATGCCATTGAAAGATTTGGAAAAGAAAATGTTATCAATGGAACTATAGGTGCCCTTTATAATGAGGGAGAAAAATTAGTAAACTTTCATACTGTAGTTGAAACTTATAAGAATTTACCTTCTGAGGATATTTTTGCCTATGCCTCTGGAATAACAGGAAGTGAAGAATATAAGGAAGCTGTAAAAAGAATTATTTTAGGAAGAGATTATAATAGCAAATTCCAAGGTCATTTTATGGAAGTGGTTGCTACAGCTGGTGGAACAGGAGCTATTAGAAATAGTTTAAAAAACTATTTAAATCCAGGAGAAAAAATATTACTTCCTGAACTTATGTGGGATCCTTATAAATTAATGGCCGAAGAAGTTGGTGGAAGTTTTGATACATATAAACTATTTAATGAAAATGATGAATTTCATTTGGAGAATTTTAGAGAAAAAGTTGAAGAATTGACAAAGGAACAGGAAAATGTTGTTATTATGATAAATGATCCTTGCCATAATCCAACAGGATATAGTTTATCTATGGAAGAGTGGAAAGGTGTAATTGAAATTTTAGAAGAATATGCTAAATTAAAAAATATCATTTTATTAAATGATATGGCATACATGGATTTTTCCGAAAGAGATATGGGAGAGTATAGAAAAATTTTTAAAAATTTATCTGAAAATATTTTGGTTATATTTTTATTTAGCATGTCTAAATCTTTTACAGGATATGGTCTTCGTGCTGGGGCTCAATTGGCTCTTTCAACAAATGAAGATATTATAAAAGAATTTGAAAATGCTAGTAAATTTTCTTGTAGAGCTACTTGGTCTAATATTTCAAGGGGAGCTATGTCTTTATTGTCAGAAATTGTTTTAGATGATCGAAAATATAGAAAACTTTTTAAAGAGAGAGAATCCTATAGAAAATTAATAAAAGAAAGAGCAGAAATATTTTTGAAAGAGGCAAAAGATGTTGATTTAAAAACTTATCCCTATAAGGATGGATTTTTCATTACTATTCCAATTGAAAATAATATAGAGGAAGTTGTAGAAAGTTTAGAAAGAGAAAATATTTTTACAATAGTTTTAGAAAAGGGGATTAGATTAGGAGTTTGTAGTGTTCCTAAGAAAAAATTATTTGGACTAAGTAAAAAAATAAAATTATATATGAAATAA
- a CDS encoding Mrp/NBP35 family ATP-binding protein, with protein MANCNTCPSHSTCSKESSSCGIVNNPANKIKRVIGVMSGKGGVGKSTVSTLIAKELNEKGFKVGIMDADITGPSIPRLLGLSGKRASGKGKDIFPVETEDGIKVISLNLLVENENDPVLWRGPIVGRAVKQFWEDVIWGELDYLIIDMPPGTGDVALTVMQSIPLSGIVMVSIPQDMISMIVAKAVKMANQMDIEVLGVVENMSYVVCPGCETKIKLFDGASTEEFLKENNLTLLGELPMVSSICNLSVEGYDKNKEDINKLFGPITDNILKKFN; from the coding sequence ATGGCAAACTGTAATACATGTCCTTCACATTCAACTTGTTCTAAAGAATCAAGCAGTTGTGGGATTGTAAATAACCCTGCTAATAAAATAAAAAGAGTTATTGGAGTTATGAGTGGAAAGGGTGGAGTTGGTAAATCAACAGTTTCAACTCTTATAGCAAAGGAACTTAATGAAAAAGGGTTTAAAGTAGGAATAATGGATGCGGATATAACTGGACCAAGTATTCCTAGATTATTAGGATTAAGCGGAAAAAGAGCTTCAGGAAAAGGAAAGGATATTTTTCCAGTAGAAACTGAAGATGGAATTAAAGTTATTTCTTTAAATTTATTAGTTGAAAATGAAAATGACCCAGTTTTATGGAGAGGACCAATTGTTGGTAGAGCAGTAAAACAATTTTGGGAAGATGTAATCTGGGGAGAGCTAGATTACTTAATTATAGATATGCCACCAGGAACAGGAGATGTAGCTTTAACTGTAATGCAATCTATTCCTTTAAGTGGAATAGTAATGGTTTCTATACCTCAAGATATGATTTCTATGATAGTTGCAAAAGCTGTAAAAATGGCAAATCAAATGGATATAGAAGTTTTAGGTGTAGTGGAAAACATGAGTTATGTTGTGTGTCCAGGGTGTGAAACTAAAATAAAATTATTTGATGGAGCTTCTACAGAGGAGTTTTTAAAAGAAAATAATTTAACTCTTTTAGGGGAATTACCAATGGTTTCAAGTATTTGTAATTTATCAGTAGAGGGATATGATAAAAACAAAGAAGATATTAATAAGTTATTTGGACCAATAACTGATAATATTTTAAAAAAATTTAATTAA
- a CDS encoding PTS lactose/cellobiose transporter subunit IIA: MDIEEIAMGIVGNAGESRGLSYEALKEAKKGNFEKAEEILEEAKKKMYEAHKIQTELICDEADGKPMKINLLMIHAQDHLMNSILARELVEELIDLHREVKELKGVK, encoded by the coding sequence TTGGATATAGAAGAAATTGCAATGGGGATAGTTGGAAATGCAGGAGAGAGTAGAGGTTTATCATATGAGGCTTTAAAAGAAGCTAAAAAAGGTAATTTTGAAAAAGCTGAAGAAATTTTAGAAGAAGCTAAGAAAAAAATGTATGAAGCTCATAAAATACAAACTGAATTAATTTGTGATGAAGCTGATGGGAAACCTATGAAAATAAATTTACTGATGATACATGCTCAGGATCATCTTATGAATAGTATTTTAGCTAGAGAATTAGTGGAAGAGTTAATAGATTTACATAGGGAAGTAAAAGAGCTGAAAGGGGTAAAATAA